The sequence aatgataacaaagatgatatttaaatgaataaaagtgaatgatggaattttttttagtctaaaggttaaatttggaaatccggttttgaagagttgaattttaatgattgaaataaataaatgaacaaatatgGAATAACGAtacttattaataaaaataatgttcaaACGAAtaaaatagtggaatttttataattgaagatttgaattagggcgttagatttttaaaggattagactttgaataaataggtaggtacgagattataatactaattaacgagaataatatttaggtgAATAAAgatgaatagtagaatttttgggattgaagttttaattcaaaagttggatttttgaagaattggatcctatataaataaatagatgtggaacaagaatcctaattagcaagaataaaatttagacaaataatggaatttctgggattgaaagttgaattaagacAGGAGATTTTTGAgggattagactttgaataactaaataaacatgAGATAATaattcgatttatgaaaatatgatttaaacaagtatttgaagaattaaattaaaaatgtgggATTTTCTTAATGGATTATACTTCGAACGACTAATAATACGGGATGATGATTCGATTTATGAGAttaagatttaaacaagtacttgaagaattaaattaaagtgtgagatttttgaaggattggcatAGATAGATAGGagaatataggataataattctagttgataaatatgagatttaaaagaGTATTCGAAGAATTAGATTAAAACATGTGACCTTTTTTatagattggactttgaataaaataataaatatgggataatgatttgatttatgaaaatatgacttaaacaaatattttgaagtattaaattaaacttaggatttttttcttttaaaggatTGGCAATGGAGCCCATCATCCACACGAACTGGGTCTAGCctccaactcaagcccaagtccaatgtCTTCATTGGGCAAACCTGATACAATAATCCATCACTAACTTGGGTCTGGGCTGCAACTCAAATCTGAGCCCAAAGTCTTCATGGGCAAGCCCAATACAAACACCCCTTCCCCCTCCAAACTTGGGCCTAGTGCCCCAACTCAAATCCAAGCCCAAGGTCCTCATGGGCAGGCCTCAAGCAGCTATTCTCTTCTCCGTTTGTCTCTCCACCCGCGCGTCAACCTCGAAGGGAGCCTTCCACCACCGGCGGCACAATGAAGAGGGGAGTCGTGGCGGAGTCCAGAAGACGTTGCTGCCATGGTGGCTGGTGCAGGGGCGCGCGTAGCCGGAGCGGGTGGTGGCGGCCTGGCGACGTGATGAGGAGAAGCTCCAATGCCGCCATTGATCCAGCTGACCGAGCAAGCCTGAGGAGATGGGTATGAAAGGTGGCGTCCATGCATGACTATGCATGGCCATGCGAGGGTGAGAGGAATGGGTGCAACGGACGCGGATGGAAACTAGGATAGCAGAGGTAGCGGGTATGGTATGGGTTCAATGCAGCCATGTCCAGCTATGCTGGGATGGAGAGACATTGGAAGTCCTTAATGCCATGATCAAACATCAAACCCAGGTGAGGATCCAACCTCttgcaagggaaaaaaaatcaacaaagttGCAGgaagcaaaaacagagcaagcatTTTTAGGGTCTTGGATACCCACAGCAAATCACAAAATAAGATTAACAGAGGACCTTACCTGAATATTCCACTGCGTCACCTTCCTCTCTCTCGTCTGAATCTCCCCTGTGCcctctctcatttttcttcaagcTTCACCCCCTCAGATAGCTCTCTCCGGGTccgtccaaaaaaaaaaatcattcctcCCGCTTCCTGCAAAACTCCCGCCTTTCTTCTCCTTGCCACCCACTCTCTGCCCCCTATCTCAATCTGGCCGCCTCATTCAGCTGAAATCCCGAGTAGtcagaaaagaaaacataaaaataaaaaaacatccTCCGGGGGGGTCTACACACATGCTTAAACATGTTTTGATCAAAGCATCGTGACTCGTTTGTCAATTGTTTAcgataattgtttttgtttgttaagcaaccaaaaaccattttatgttttttgtttttaaaaacaagaaatatgagatctgattataactattttttaagtaattttatattACCTAGaacacaaaatataaaaaatacatttgacaaCCAACTGTTGTGTTTATGTTTTATGatcataagaataaaaaataaagtatttttgttgggattgagccatATGGGCCCAACATGGATAACTCTTTTATACATTTAAAGGGAAGACTAGAGGCCGAGAGCCATGGCCCCCTCAATCCACTAATTGTTTATTTGTCCCTTTTATATAACATAGGGGGCCTCCCTAGCTCAGATGGTACTAGGAGTTGGTTGGACATAAGGTTTAGTCCTAGTATCGAATCCTCCTAGGGACACCCCCTATGTTGTATAAAAGGGACAAATAAACAATTGGTTGGATTGAGGGATGTCAGCCATGTTGGACCCATatggctcaatcccaacaatttTATACCATGTTGGACCCATatggctcaatcccaacaattttatattgtttttatttctttttttatgactattttaataaataattatacaaacatggctcaatcccaacaatttTCAGATAACatgttttatgttgtttttttatgattgttttaataaataattatacaaacatgtagaacgattaaaaataaaatgtaagctataaaaattattttcaagatattaaaaacaagttaaaaacattataagttttgaaatagacttttgttctacaaaaatcgaagaacaatttttaaaaacttttctcaacaattatttttcaaaattgtttttgaaaacaattatcaaacagatcaaagtatttttagataacacattttaattattttcacttattttgtgagatttttttaaaaaaaataatcatataaacatataaaataattaaaaaaaataaagtattagatataaaaataatttttaaaacatatttaaaaatgttaaaaagaaaaccgtttttaaaaactattaaaaaaatctgttttttaaaacagttaccaaacaaagccttatataattttttttttcttccaaattttcaagaaataaacATGTTTAATATCAATCTTAAATAGCGACTAATTAAGATTAATGGTTGAAGGCAAAAAAATACTTGTAGTCATTTTCGCAATTAAAGCAATTAGGTAGAGGAAAGACaattataaagagaaaaagaacatCCTGTGCAGCTATTTGATGGAAAGTGGCCTCCAGTGATAGTGCCAGATGCTAATCTTTTCATGGTTCCCAAAAACACCTTAAAAGCTGATTTTAAGGCGTTTTGGAGGCGTCTTTGGCCAAGTCTTCATGCAGCTTTTTGGCAGCCAGTTCATTTCAACCATGTCTTACTCCCTTTTCCAGCATGTCTTCAGCAGCAGATTTCGTGGATTGATTTGTCTATGACTCTATGGCCATGTTTGGTTATGGAAAATTTTGAGTGAAAAtgggagggaaagaaaaaaaagagaaaaaatagatttaaaattaatagatttttttttaatactatttgaaacttatttcaactttttttttttttttttaatggatcaTCATCTGCCCATAAATATTGTATCCGCTCCTTGAATCACTGGTGTTAAGAGAAGTAAGAAGGATACAAAATACTGTTGGGCCAATGTTATTCCCCGGCCAAAGATTGGGCTCTGGCTTGTAGAGGTGTTGTTGGGCCAAACTCAACCAGGACGggattgttttatatttgatgtATGTTCCTGTTTCCACTAGGGCCCAAGCCCTCAATCTAACAAACGAATGTATAgatactatttaaaaaaaaaagggtaaaagtatcttacaaaatttgaaacaaatattttataaaattattttagaatataaaaaatagctttaaaaaattcaaaataatgacTTAGTTGGGTAATTCTTTTAAAAGTCACATCttattatattcaaatattactGTTGGTATACGGTTAACAATGCTCTATTCTAGCTAACTTCCTCAAAGTGAACGACAAACATTCTTACAATAAGGTGTATCCAAATGATTTTTCTAAATACGTTCTTTCAAAACTCAAGTTAGATTTTGGAAGAAACACACTATACCTTTTTAGGGGACTTTTGTCACACTTGAATTCCAATATCTGATGGTTTTTTATTCTAGTTTCATGTGTTTATTTACTACTTTAAATACTAATTATTAACTTTATGAATAGCCATTTCCAAGCTTAAAATCAAGCTATTATGCTCGTGATTGCTCTTGACATAGTGGTTTAGAATATTTATTACTTGTGAATTAATATGTACACTACTTGGATGACCCTTTACTCCTCTAAGACCTGAATGAAATAAAAGCTTATACTTAGGTGGATGTAGGATCTCACAATCAAGTattcaaatatatttcttatccttaaaaaaaattctattgattctttgaaaatcacttttataCTTTATAGGAGTTTTCAATCTTCTATAAAGatcattaacttttttttttcttttaaaaacatcaagggtatcaaaattcaatttaaattttttattttaattaagtttatctaataataatttttataattttatccaTAAGAATATATTACTATATTCAAAACTCATAACAAAATGGGTTCATAGCCATTGCCACTGTTGTGGCTTCATCATATTAATACCTAATCCCCTTCAAATCATCATACATTtcttaataagtaaaaataaaaataaaaatacaattctATCAATCACCATCAAACTTCAAGTGTTGGTCGGAAACCAAACAGGCCTTAggatttaaaatatcaaaatcaatgaTTTTAGCATAAGAGCCATTCACACCCACAAATACCCATGCATTCCCTGTCAATAAGTTAAAAGGAAAATTCCATGGGACAAATAGCTACCAAACCATTCAAATACTTCCAAATGCACATTTGAAATTATCTATGTCGGTGCATTAGATTGTTTAATTTAAGTTGCATCATTTAATCCATATTAAGACTTTTTTAGATTATTGTAATAAGCCTCCATTGGAGATTTATCGTCATCGTAAGATCAATTAAGAATAACACAACTAACCAGAAAAATACTAATTTGCTTAAATTATGACATAAAATggatttagatttttaattgaattattaaaaaattagacaagcatttaaaagaaatgttttctaaatatcaattcttgatttgttttatttatttattttttaaaaagcatgGATATTAAACTCAAATcctataaatttaagtttttaagaaaattaataattcaacaTAATATCAATTTTGGCTTGACAAAAGGTTTCATGTTCAAGTCATCTTTCCGTAATGTGAGAGAGACCTGCTTCCCCTCAAGTATTGAGATATTCAATTGGATGATGAGATAAATAtgcataatttttattttggtaatGAATTACTCTATATTTTCCAATAACATATTTGTAGAAAGTGGATTTGTACCTTTTACTTTGATTGTGGATTATTTTACTGTCTATAACCATGGATCTGCAAAAAGTGGATTTGTACTCTAGTCTATAATCATGAATCTCTAAAAAGTTTTGtgggtagttttttttttttgtaaattgatttttctccTCCttctatataaaagagaaatttaaattttaaaaagttaaatggaaaagaaattaatatctACTCACCccaattaattacataatttttatttaatattattattattattatttatttttatttttttgtggaaGAAGGTTGTTACACCACTTTAATGTCAAAATTCTCTATGCAAGTATTGTATATTTATGTATAAGGTTATTAgctccaaaaaaatttcatttttcttcttttctttttattataagtTAAACAATCAAACAAAGTCATTACATCAAAATTCCTAAACTtcaacatatattatatataaaagaaaccCACATCACCCAAAGCATTGGTTGTTGTTCCATGGTTTCAAGGATGTTCAACTCAGGCCACCCATATCAGACTAGAGACACGTCATATTAAGAATGGTCAAGGTCGATTTCCATGGTCACAAGGATGTTCAACTTAGGCCGCCCATGTCGGCCTGGAGACATATCATATTAAGCATTGTCAAGGTCAATGTCTTGTAAAAATAGTCGATTGTTCTTAAGACAATGCCTATGGGCGACCATTACATTTCTAATGGTAGTGTGAAAATTATATGCCCCAAAAGccacttttttatattttattttattaataaaatattattataaatttcattgCATATCTTTGACATAGCTTGTATTTATTTTAGTACATAAACAAAGTATTAAAGTATCAAAAGCTTAAGTTGTGAATGTCCATGGTGCAAAACATTAGGCATTTGTAGGATTTCATGATTGCCATTTCCTATCAAACTAAAAATTAGCCCACAACTGCAAAAGAATGTAGACTCTTTTCACAATCAATAGTTGTTATACTATATAGTacaatttgatttaattatagGTGAGATCGAACTCGAAACTTATGTATTGATACTTAGGTTGGATAAAGATTATTGACtaaagtggtgtttgtttttttggctgaatagaaaaaataaaaatatttagttttttctatttagctaaAATTATCTTATTGATATTAACCGacataattaaagtgaacttataatcattaaatttagtttaattatattggttgatgttaatgaattatttttagttaattaaaaaaaactaaatattttggttttttctattcagccaaaaaataaatatctccTAAATAACTAtcataaaatgttaaatttgaTCAATTTGTCAGAGTGCTCTTAATTTTGAAAGtactatatattttgatttttcacatGTCTATGATCCTAAGATATAACATAGTACAACTGTAAATATAGTTTATTCAGTTAATAGGTTTAGAAAAATGTGATTTTGATCAGTAAGACATAATCACAAAAATTTGAGTTCAAtaatttcatagaaaaaaaaaattatttgtgaaaTTTTAATCCAAAGGATTTTTATGTCTTTTTAGTGACTCATATATGGATGAGCCAAAGATTCGAACATACTATAAAGGGTCAATTAATACGGTCGTAGTCTTTTAATTATCTTGTGAAGGAGTTCACTTACACATCATCACTTAAATTTTGGGTCTTATCTTAATATGTTATATTGTTAGGAGTGTAGTCATGCATCGTAGCaagatattttcttgatttacCATCATCTACTAAACCATGAGCAATTAGTTGGAATGTTAGCGTTTTAGGATGCCAGATAAGACCATAAAATCCCAACAACTTTTCGCGGACCTAGTACAAGTTCATACTTTGCTTATGAAAAATGGTTTCAATAATTTCACCAAACTAATTTGAAAATGTGTGAAAATTTTGTCCTAGGGTATTTTTGGTATTTCAGGtgtcaaattcttttaaaaaagcAAACATAGTCTAAAATCATAAGAACAAGTATATTGCAAGTTTAAAACCAAGAAATCATGAGAAAATAGCTTTGAATTAAGGCCTTATGAATCAACAAGGCAAtctcgatatttttttttcatagaggTGAGTGTAATTTTCCCCAATAAAGACAAAATATGTAACTTGTTCTATAATTTATTTCCATCCTTCTACATCGCTATGTCTCTTTCCAAATGCAGCCCGTTTGCATTATTATTAATCACCTTTTTCTCCTATACATCCAATACACCCAATGCACCCAAATGGAGTCCCTTTCCCCTTTTTTCCAAGGGGAAGTGTACAAGAAGCCTCAAGGAAGGGTGAGCCTACACATCTCAAAAagccattttcctctcatttccTCGAAAATGCAAACACGTAACGCTGACATATTAATTTGGGATAAAGACTCGCTGGATTCGACAATCACAATTTTATAGAAACTATTAGATTAAGAGGGGAATATTAATTTACGTCCCCCACCACTAATATATGTGCAAAGCATATGGATCTTATTCTTGTCCGTTTCAACTTTCAATATCATTTCTGGATTCGCAGGTCGCAGGCGAATACATCGTATTATCAAGATGCATATGCCCCGATAGAgctggaaaaaaaaaccaatcaatTTTCCACTGACTTAAAGCCTCTTTCATTTCATTCTGATCCTATTCCTACCAACTATGATTTTTtagtcttttgaaaaaaataaaaaatttacatgtTGGCCATTGTTTTAAAGGCAACGCATCGTTTCGGACTACAGCGCCGGGAGGGTTTCGTGCCGCCACGAAAATTCCGAAAAATCGGTTGACCCGAAACTTATATCCGAATGATCAAACAGTCCTTCCAACGCAACGTACTCGCCGTTGTTATTAGCAACGGTGTGAGTTTCCCCAAACCCAAACTCGAATGAGTCATAACTCGGGATCTCGTCACCGAAACCCCAAAACTCACTGAGTCCACTCGACTCGGTCGAAATTTGCACAAACTTAGCATCTTCGCTCTTCAACTCCTCGCTCGAAGACGACCAAGAAGGCGGGAGGCCGAGCTCGTCATCCGAAGCTTCTAGAAGGAAACTTATATCCGGCTGGGACTCGCCCGAATCCGACGTCAAATCGACGACAGGCACCGACCGGGGAGGAGACGCCGATATCTgttcttcaaatattttcataacgGAGGCCAGGTCATGAGTCGCGGGATCCTTGTCGGCAAGAGGATCAGAGTCATCGAGAATACAGAGGAGGTCGTCGCGGAGCCTCTTAACCTCAGGCGAGTCCAACTCGAACTCGTCCGAGTCATCACGAACTCGCTTTCTGGAAACGTAATCTTCCATGAGTacagaagaaaaaagaattaagcTAGGGGTTGAAACAGAGATAACACGTATTGGGTGTGTGGCGATGAGAGGGTTGGAAGGATAAGAAGTTTATATAAGGGAGacaaaggagagagagaaagagcgGAGAGGGAGAGTAATGATGGGACGTTGTGCAGGCGCGTGGGAGCGAATACTTAGGCCATCACGGACGTCTTGCCTTtatcatcttttcttttcctaattttaaaatatatttttgagtgGTGTATGTTTTGTATTCCGAAATAAAAGTGGGTTGAATAGCAATTTGAAGTCCGGTCAGTGCGGGCCCACCGACCTAGTCAATCACGGTTTTGCCTGTTAAATCCCTCCTCCTGCTTTTGGCGCCTTTTTGTTGGCTCGGCTAGgcttttcatttgtttaatgGACGGTAAGTGCGGGATATTTTGGTCAACTTGGTTTGTTTCCTGTGAATGGATTCCACTGTATCATCTGGATTCCACGGATTGGCCATCTGGACTTTTCAATCCCCAAAATATCCTATTTTTTATGCGATTCCTCCCTATCAAGTTTATGCCTTGGAGTCTTTCATCATTATTTGAtccaatataaaattttcttttatgggaATTATTCTTACTTTCTCTTTACCTTAAGAATTAGCAATTCTTTTATTAATCCactgatataaaaattaaaggaataATTTGCACAGCTATGCTCTCCTGCTACTCATTAAACATGTATTCTCCTGGCTTATGCCAAATAAACATGGCAACACGGTGGCCTCTATTTGAAAATCTTGTGTGGGAAATAACATTGTGCTAAAGTTGACCACCATACGCAATGTAGGGAGGTTTTTCTCTTTAACCAAATTTCTATTGACTGGAAATCTAAATTCCAAAACCTTTGCCCAATTGACAAGGATTCCAGTATTCCACCAAGGCAGCAGCCCACCCATTCAATACGACCTGATCAATTACACTCCGTTTTTCAGAAAAGTGCGGCGCAAGTATTCCATCTTCTTTTTCATGTTGCCTATGTCAAATGATTTCTAGAAGAAGGGAAGAGGTTTTGCATTTTTTAGCCCTTGTAAGACTTGTAGATTTGGCCGTTGCATTTCCACTAGAGTTACATATCCGTTGCTGGAATACGAGGAAAAGTTGGCTTTTTTTTCTCTGCAATTCAACTCCTCTTATCTCATCCCTCACGGAATCGTTTTGTCTGATAAAATTTCCTCGATccgaaatttatttaaatttagtgTGAAGACATACTATTACTCTTTTATAATTGTTCGTGCAAccgaaattattattttacaaatttaatataattgttcCAAAGGGAGCAGATGAACGAGGCATGAGAATATTTTGTGAACAGAGACTGGcctaaaacaataaaacttGTCGAAGAtgcttttattaattatttgttaattGCGGATGATCTACACCATCCAGCTTTGGTCACATGGGAGGTGCTCCACTATTACGATAAAAGCCTTGTCTAATCCTCGACTACCTCAAAACAAGATCCGCTGAGTGGGCGACAACCTGATCCGCCTCCTCGCATAACAACCATTCCTCGATAGCCGGCCCCACCAATGCCGCCGCTCCACCCACGTTTCACGTGATAAGCCAAGCCGACGGCAAACCAAAGCCAACCGACCCTATCTCCCAATCTGCCTATCTACTTTCGAGAAGCACAAGCAACAACCCAACGACGCATTGAATCAATGGCGAGACATATCCATTCGGCCGCTGTTTCCGCGGTCACATCTGATGACGTGTCAAACTATGCCCCGTCCTCGATCTCCCAACTCCCCTACCTGCCCTTCTCTCCACGTCTCTACGTGTCATTTCTTttgtctttattatttttttaatgctatTTTAGCGCCAAAGGCCCATCCATGGATACGGTGGCCAAGGTGGGGCCACGTGTAAAGCGGAAAGTATTGAAGCAAGTCACATGATGCAGGAGATGGTTTCGGTATGTCTACCTATGTCCTGCTTTGCACGTTTCACGAGGAAGGGCAACTGCATGGTCTGGGTCACTTCCTTTTCCCAATTTCCtctttctatttaattaaaatcttgAATTTAATCATTCGGATATGTGATGGGCGTATGAATCGGAATACAGATGGGGAAAATAGGGGAGTGACAGCGAGGGGTAGAGGCGCGACGAGCAGTATCCCGaggaaaagccaaaaaaaaacaaaggaaatggATTCATTTGAATGCACGTTGGATGCTTTGCAGCGGCGCTGGTGGGAACGTGTCTGGCGTTGAGATGGCTCCATCACACGCCCCCTCAGCTTTGATCCGCGCAACCTGCACGCCTTGCTGTACGGTCCACTTTCCCTTTTGTGTGTTAAGTTCGTGTTTGAGGAGCGTGGGCCCCTGTTTAAAAAAATCGAACCCAAATCAAGGGTTCAGACACCTCcgtattattttattacttttagaTGTTTCATTTGACCGGGGGGCAGTACTTGGGTCGGTATACAGTCTGGAAGCATTTCTCATGTGTTGCCATGTGTTGCTTGGGAAGGAGcctggaatatatatatatatttttttaatgaacaaaaaattggataaattttCTGAAAACAATTTCACTCCTTGTAAGAGAATGTTTCTGCACCAGccaaaattcattaaaaaataattatttttttccaaactttgaaaaaaaaaatgattcataatttatatatattttttccaaataacaCATGAAAACACactttctgatttttttttttggctaaaaaTTTCTGTAACATGACGACAGAATCACAGTAAAAATCCCACAAAAAGAAACatgaatattagaaaaataagatataaaaggaaaaagaagaaagggaaagaaagagaaagaggggCCGACAAGTATGAAGTGAGGAAAATCTGATCCAAAACGAAGAAGAGATTCGGGAGACTAATCAAACCTTTACTTGGGTGGTTAGTGGACACAAAATTGGACCTCCttttacctttattttattCCCTTTGAACCAAGTGCTTGTCAACGTCTCTATTCCTGATGCGTGCAAAGCATGAGTGCACCTGCACCCTCCTCTACATTTCCCCCACATCTCATGGAAGTACTATTTCCACTCACCACTCGTTTATTCGCCCTTTTTTTCCCTATAATTTGTCAAAACACCAATAATAATTCATCAACAAGTCAAATGTTTCCAACATACAAAATCTTTCCGCAATGTCGAAAAATATATACCTTTTCTTTCATGTCATATTacaaattggaaaaaataattttccttttatcaGATTTGTGTGGTCCATTGAACATGGACTGAACCATGTTTAGCACGCGCTCTGAATGGAAGTGATGGTCAGATGATTccactctttttatttttattttttaactttggtgaataggaaaaaaaattgaaggattCTAATTCCTTATTGGAGGGGATGGGGTTCTCTCTTttggagaaaaatgaatttgggcATATGGTTTTAGGTAATTAGAAGGTGGATTGACATTTGTATAAGATGAGGTTCCAGAAAGGATTTGTCCAAGGGTTCAAATATTCACATTTATAGCATGATTTGCTTTGCTTTCAAGGAAATGAGAATCATATCTATAGGCAAAtagcaaaacaaaaacaaaaggctGCCCGTGATGGGGGCACGTGGTGGGCCAAGCGCTGTTTCTTCATCGCGAAAATTCCTTCCCATTGAGCTTTTTCCTACctatcttccttttcttcttttcgaTGTGGTTTCAACTTTCTATCCATGAGCTTGCTTTTGAGAAAACGTCTCGCTAACAGCACTTAATTACTAAGCAATTACCTTCCCTTCCAACCACCTCTTTTCTTTGAACTTTTGTATTAACTCCTAATTCTTGATTTGACTCTAATTTAGTGGAGTGTTGGGTTGGATTCCTTGGTTGCTtccgtttttctttttcctttcttttggaATATGTAATGATGGtaattctttttctaattttttttccatattcttGTTGACTCTTCGTTTTTTGGCGTTTAATATCTTCACAAAATGTTTCACATGACTGTACTATAGTTTTGTTAGACCAGCAAACCTATGTACCAATGTATCTGACCTGATCCAACTCAATCAGATTGAGAATTTTCAACTCatgtttaaataatatatgatacgaatataaataaataaataatatataggTTTGAATTTTAGCAAA is a genomic window of Vitis riparia cultivar Riparia Gloire de Montpellier isolate 1030 chromosome 1, EGFV_Vit.rip_1.0, whole genome shotgun sequence containing:
- the LOC117928277 gene encoding uncharacterized protein LOC117928277, giving the protein MEDYVSRKRVRDDSDEFELDSPEVKRLRDDLLCILDDSDPLADKDPATHDLASVMKIFEEQISASPPRSVPVVDLTSDSGESQPDISFLLEASDDELGLPPSWSSSSEELKSEDAKFVQISTESSGLSEFWGFGDEIPSYDSFEFGFGETHTVANNNGEYVALEGLFDHSDISFGSTDFSEFSWRHETLPAL